The Halosimplex litoreum genome has a window encoding:
- a CDS encoding ATP-grasp domain-containing protein, whose protein sequence is MLRLAVATNAETYERIQEPLADRDIAVEHVRSRERTVALSDPPWEDFDAGFVFPPRLMEGGVADAALGVPWVNDRECILRSRNKAGVIARLAAADVPVPETVMVSNPVDESELVDAFERLDPPVVVKPNSTTRGVGVAKAGDLDSLLGVVDYLDLVHDFQATGDKSFLVQEYLPDATDYRVMVLDGEYVGAVERRLPDEALAAGQWKHNVHRGAEASRVDLDPDLRALAERTADVLEVPFLGVDLLVTDDRAVVNETNARPTVDDAEKYVDGFWDDLADLVRRTAGE, encoded by the coding sequence ATGCTCCGGCTGGCGGTCGCGACGAACGCCGAAACGTACGAGCGGATACAGGAGCCGCTCGCGGACCGCGACATCGCGGTCGAGCACGTCCGCTCGCGCGAACGGACAGTCGCCCTCAGCGACCCGCCCTGGGAGGACTTCGACGCCGGGTTCGTCTTCCCGCCGCGGCTGATGGAGGGCGGTGTCGCCGACGCCGCGCTGGGCGTCCCGTGGGTCAACGACCGCGAGTGCATCCTCCGCTCGCGCAACAAAGCGGGCGTGATCGCTCGCCTGGCCGCCGCCGACGTACCGGTCCCAGAGACGGTGATGGTGTCGAACCCCGTCGACGAATCGGAACTCGTCGACGCCTTCGAGCGGCTGGACCCGCCCGTGGTCGTCAAACCCAACTCCACCACCCGGGGCGTCGGCGTCGCGAAGGCGGGCGACCTGGATTCGCTGCTGGGTGTCGTCGACTACCTCGACCTGGTCCACGACTTCCAGGCCACGGGGGACAAGTCCTTCCTCGTCCAGGAGTACCTGCCCGACGCGACCGACTACCGGGTGATGGTGCTCGACGGCGAGTACGTCGGCGCGGTCGAGCGACGCCTCCCCGACGAGGCGCTCGCGGCCGGCCAGTGGAAGCACAACGTCCACCGCGGCGCCGAGGCCAGCCGCGTCGACCTCGATCCCGACCTCCGGGCGCTGGCCGAGCGGACGGCCGACGTACTGGAGGTCCCCTTCCTCGGCGTCGACCTGCTCGTCACCGACGACCGCGCGGTGGTAAACGAGACCAACGCCCGCCCCACGGTCGACGACGCCGAGAAGTACGTCGACGGCTTCTGGGACGACCTGGCCGACCTGGTCCGGCGGACGGCCGGCGAGTAG
- a CDS encoding RAD55 family ATPase yields the protein MDRIPFGVRQLDTTLGGGAPTGSVVLVAGEGGAGSREFLQTSTLLNGLAEGDAELHDLYYGDLAANAHPPEEVHFVSFTESRDCFESEVRTTMESEIVDAGMDAVRYHDLSEQYFHQSPVPREWYADAAADIRDLRARQERDDILGELGSRLSEHAPGNLVVIDSISDLVSTAGRDQNLDWTDVAFLVKGLQKGADQWNGVILVHLNRETVSPTEYGQLVDGVDGTLEFQWASGGSTRARTLVVKQFRGVLAAIDSENIVQFETEVGDGGFDISDVRKIR from the coding sequence ATGGACCGGATACCGTTCGGGGTCCGCCAGCTCGACACGACCCTCGGCGGCGGGGCGCCGACGGGCAGCGTCGTCCTCGTGGCGGGCGAGGGCGGCGCGGGGTCGCGCGAGTTCCTCCAGACGAGCACGCTGTTGAACGGCCTCGCAGAGGGCGACGCGGAGTTACACGACCTCTACTACGGCGACCTGGCCGCAAACGCCCACCCGCCCGAGGAGGTCCACTTCGTCTCGTTCACCGAGAGCCGCGACTGCTTCGAGAGCGAGGTGCGGACGACGATGGAGTCGGAGATCGTCGACGCCGGCATGGACGCGGTCCGATACCACGACCTCTCGGAGCAGTACTTCCACCAGAGCCCGGTCCCGCGGGAGTGGTACGCCGACGCGGCCGCCGACATCCGCGACCTGCGGGCCCGCCAGGAACGCGACGACATCCTCGGCGAACTCGGGAGTCGGCTGAGCGAGCACGCGCCGGGCAACCTGGTCGTCATCGACTCGATCAGCGACCTCGTCAGCACCGCCGGCCGCGACCAGAACCTCGACTGGACCGACGTGGCCTTCCTCGTCAAGGGCCTCCAGAAGGGCGCCGACCAGTGGAACGGTGTCATCCTGGTCCACCTCAACCGGGAGACGGTCTCGCCGACCGAGTACGGCCAGCTCGTCGACGGCGTCGACGGCACGCTGGAGTTCCAGTGGGCCAGCGGCGGGTCGACCCGCGCGCGCACGCTCGTCGTCAAGCAGTTCCGAGGCGTCCTCGCGGCCATCGACAGCGAGAACATCGTCCAGTTCGAGACCGAGGTCGGCGACGGCGGCTTCGACATCAGCGACGTGCGCAAGATCCGTTGA
- a CDS encoding macro domain-containing protein: MEFDIVQGDIAEQSADALVNAAGTSLRMGSGVAGALRRAASGPINEEAISKGPVELGAAAVTDPYGLDAEHVIHAAAMPHYGDGRATERSIADATRNALAAADDLGCESVVLPVLGTGAAGFEFADGARIVCETVAEYEAETLSDARVVAYSDEEFAELERVAADVRE; this comes from the coding sequence ATGGAGTTCGACATCGTTCAGGGGGACATCGCCGAGCAGTCGGCCGACGCGCTGGTCAACGCGGCGGGGACGAGCCTGCGGATGGGCAGCGGCGTCGCCGGTGCGCTCCGGCGGGCCGCGAGCGGGCCGATCAACGAGGAAGCGATCTCGAAGGGGCCGGTCGAGCTGGGCGCCGCGGCCGTGACGGACCCGTACGGTCTCGACGCCGAACACGTGATCCACGCGGCCGCGATGCCCCACTACGGCGACGGGCGCGCGACCGAGCGATCGATCGCCGACGCGACGCGCAACGCGCTGGCCGCCGCCGACGACCTCGGCTGCGAGTCGGTCGTCCTCCCCGTCCTCGGCACCGGCGCCGCCGGCTTCGAGTTCGCCGATGGGGCGCGGATCGTCTGTGAGACCGTCGCCGAGTACGAGGCCGAGACGCTCTCGGACGCTCGCGTCGTCGCCTACTCGGACGAAGAGTTCGCCGAACTGGAGCGGGTCGCCGCGGACGTGCGGGAGTGA
- a CDS encoding SHOCT domain-containing protein, which produces MSDERSDETDDPVEALVGIVAVATLPLAALAAIFVGGDAAAVVAIVGWFLLVPVLGILSEYVDLREYLGERRERDRTADGVRSDERDGEDDALQRLRERYAAGEIGDAEFERRLERLLETEDVEISEGVDPTGSVGAGVDLSADRQRERERERR; this is translated from the coding sequence ATGAGCGACGAACGGAGTGACGAGACGGACGACCCCGTGGAGGCACTGGTCGGGATCGTCGCGGTCGCGACGCTTCCGCTGGCGGCGCTGGCGGCTATCTTCGTCGGCGGCGACGCGGCCGCCGTCGTCGCCATCGTCGGGTGGTTCCTCCTCGTGCCGGTGCTGGGTATCCTCTCCGAGTACGTCGACCTGCGCGAGTACCTCGGCGAGCGGCGCGAGCGGGACCGAACGGCCGACGGGGTTCGGAGCGACGAACGGGACGGCGAGGACGACGCTCTCCAGCGGCTCCGGGAACGCTACGCTGCCGGCGAGATCGGCGACGCCGAGTTCGAGCGCCGGCTCGAACGCCTGCTGGAGACGGAAGACGTAGAGATATCGGAGGGCGTCGACCCGACCGGCTCCGTCGGGGCGGGCGTCGACCTGTCGGCCGACCGCCAGCGCGAGCGCGAGCGGGAACGGCGGTAG
- a CDS encoding MarR family transcriptional regulator → MPISIDQFEKAPEPKLRPPAAGTENADRVLAYLTERHREAFTPAEICQGTGVPRGSVGVVLARLEDRGLVRHRGAYWTVDPDATAR, encoded by the coding sequence ATGCCCATCAGTATCGACCAGTTCGAGAAGGCGCCCGAGCCGAAGCTCCGCCCGCCGGCGGCGGGCACCGAGAACGCCGACCGCGTGCTCGCCTACCTCACCGAGCGCCACCGAGAGGCGTTCACTCCCGCCGAGATCTGCCAGGGCACCGGCGTCCCCCGCGGTAGCGTCGGGGTCGTCCTCGCTCGACTCGAAGACCGGGGTCTGGTCCGCCACCGCGGCGCCTACTGGACGGTCGATCCGGACGCGACGGCGCGGTAG
- a CDS encoding beta-ribofuranosylaminobenzene 5'-phosphate synthase family protein codes for MTRVTVGGRIHVGFQNLSLAHERLYGGVGLALAEPRLDLRAERAEAVDCDDDAARQYVDRVVDHLDVPGATVRVDERLPRHAGLGSGTQLALAALVAVAGAYDIDVNPRERAPALGRGGRSGIGVATFESGGFVVDGGHPTERFTTAPPAEGEWAVPPVVARHDLPESWRFVLAIPDAGPGRSGDEEDESMRSVVERADPGIAEDIALVVTQQLLPAAATGDRAAFGDAIARLGRLNGAWYADEQGGVYRPPAGAIIDALSDHPAVAGAGQSSWGPTVYALTDADYAEDVADAARAALSAVADGGRVVVARPRDDGATVERATAETD; via the coding sequence ATGACCCGGGTCACGGTCGGCGGGCGCATCCACGTCGGCTTCCAGAACCTCTCGCTGGCACACGAACGCCTCTACGGCGGCGTCGGCCTCGCGCTCGCCGAACCGCGGCTCGACCTGCGGGCCGAGCGGGCCGAAGCAGTCGACTGCGACGACGACGCGGCGCGGCAGTACGTCGATCGGGTCGTCGACCACCTCGACGTGCCCGGTGCGACCGTCCGCGTCGACGAGCGACTCCCCCGCCACGCCGGACTCGGTAGCGGGACCCAGCTCGCGCTCGCCGCGCTGGTCGCCGTCGCCGGTGCCTACGATATCGACGTGAACCCGCGCGAGCGCGCCCCGGCGCTGGGCCGCGGCGGCCGCAGCGGGATCGGCGTCGCGACCTTCGAGTCGGGCGGGTTCGTCGTCGACGGCGGCCACCCGACCGAGCGGTTCACCACCGCGCCGCCCGCCGAGGGCGAGTGGGCGGTCCCGCCGGTCGTCGCGCGCCACGACCTCCCCGAGTCCTGGCGGTTCGTCCTCGCGATCCCCGACGCGGGCCCCGGCCGGAGCGGCGACGAGGAGGACGAGAGTATGCGCTCGGTCGTCGAGCGGGCCGACCCCGGCATCGCCGAGGATATCGCGCTGGTCGTCACCCAGCAGCTGCTCCCGGCGGCCGCGACCGGTGACCGGGCGGCCTTCGGCGACGCGATCGCCCGTCTCGGCCGGCTCAACGGCGCCTGGTACGCCGACGAACAGGGCGGCGTCTATCGCCCGCCGGCGGGAGCGATCATCGACGCCCTCTCGGACCACCCGGCGGTCGCCGGGGCCGGCCAGTCCTCGTGGGGCCCCACCGTCTACGCGCTGACCGACGCCGACTACGCCGAGGACGTGGCCGATGCAGCCCGGGCGGCACTCTCGGCGGTGGCGGACGGCGGACGGGTCGTCGTCGCTCGCCCGCGAGACGACGGTGCGACCGTCGAGAGGGCAACCGCCGAGACCGACTGA
- the gcvT gene encoding glycine cleavage system aminomethyltransferase GcvT, with translation MTLRRPPLAAVHEDAGATLTEFGGWEMPVEFDSIRTEHEAVRESVGRFDVSHMGQLTVSGPGARRLTNRLVTNDVADLDPGESNYAAITDDRGAMLDDTVVYRPPEAWSVEADYLVVPNAGHDDETTDRWIDHRDAWELDATVDNRTESFAMVALQGREARDLLAAETDADLGELGRFETAVGAVAGVETLISRTGYTGEPGYELVYPWDEAEAVWSALECQPCGLGARDTLRLEMGFLLSGQDFDPEDDPRNPYEAGIGFAVDLDTEFVGRDALEGAAVEGVDERLRGIELVDRGVPREGYPVTATDGDGLGEITSGTMSPTLGRGIGLAYLPVEVGLDESVRVEVRGEPKKARTTATPFLDR, from the coding sequence ATGACGCTCAGACGGCCGCCGCTCGCGGCGGTTCACGAGGACGCGGGCGCGACGCTCACCGAGTTCGGCGGGTGGGAGATGCCCGTCGAGTTCGACTCCATCCGGACGGAACACGAGGCGGTCCGTGAGTCGGTCGGGCGTTTCGACGTGTCCCACATGGGACAGCTAACCGTGAGCGGCCCGGGCGCCCGCCGACTCACCAACCGGCTGGTGACGAACGACGTGGCCGACCTCGACCCCGGCGAGTCGAACTACGCCGCGATCACCGACGACCGCGGCGCGATGCTCGACGACACCGTCGTCTACCGTCCACCCGAGGCGTGGTCGGTCGAGGCCGACTACCTCGTGGTCCCCAACGCCGGCCACGACGACGAGACGACCGACCGCTGGATCGACCACCGCGACGCCTGGGAACTCGACGCGACGGTGGACAACCGCACGGAGTCGTTCGCCATGGTCGCGCTCCAGGGTCGCGAGGCCCGTGACCTGCTCGCCGCCGAGACCGACGCCGACCTCGGGGAACTGGGTCGGTTCGAGACGGCGGTCGGGGCGGTCGCGGGCGTCGAGACGCTGATATCCCGGACCGGCTACACCGGCGAGCCCGGCTACGAACTGGTCTACCCCTGGGACGAGGCCGAGGCGGTCTGGTCGGCGCTCGAGTGCCAGCCCTGCGGCCTCGGCGCGCGGGACACCCTCCGTCTGGAGATGGGGTTTCTGCTCTCGGGGCAGGACTTCGACCCCGAGGACGACCCCCGCAACCCCTACGAGGCGGGTATCGGCTTCGCCGTCGACCTGGACACCGAGTTCGTCGGTCGTGATGCGCTGGAGGGCGCGGCGGTGGAAGGCGTCGACGAGAGACTCCGGGGGATCGAACTGGTCGACCGGGGCGTCCCCCGGGAGGGGTACCCCGTCACGGCCACCGACGGCGACGGCCTCGGCGAGATCACCAGCGGGACGATGAGCCCGACGCTCGGACGGGGGATCGGGTTGGCCTATCTCCCCGTCGAAGTCGGACTCGACGAGTCGGTCCGCGTCGAGGTGCGGGGCGAACCGAAGAAAGCACGTACCACTGCGACCCCATTCCTCGATAGATGA
- a CDS encoding glutathione S-transferase family protein, producing the protein MNKLVDGEWRTDIDEYTNEDGEFERSETTFRDRIEDDPDARFQPEAGRYHLYVSYACPWAHRTLLIRSLKGLEDAISVDIVDPYRDDGGWQFTPDKEGCTSDTVNGSDYLREVYQEADPDATCRVTVPVLWDKEEETIVNNESEEILRMLDTEFDDVAERDVDLYPEGYREEVDEIIDDIYEPINNGVYRAGFAGSQEAYDEAIDELFAALDHWDEVLADQRYLAGDRLTEADVCMFTTLVRFDEVYHTHFKCNVEAIHEYDNLWPYLRDLYQTPGVAETVNMDHIKEHYYTTHPDVNPKRLVARGPDLHFDAEHDRDELPGSPPTELLPLA; encoded by the coding sequence ATGAACAAACTCGTCGACGGCGAGTGGCGGACGGATATCGACGAATACACCAACGAGGACGGGGAGTTCGAGCGTAGCGAGACCACCTTCCGCGACCGGATCGAGGACGACCCCGACGCGCGGTTCCAGCCCGAGGCCGGTCGGTACCACCTCTACGTCTCCTACGCCTGCCCGTGGGCCCACCGGACCCTGCTGATCCGGTCGCTGAAAGGGCTCGAAGACGCGATCTCGGTCGATATCGTCGACCCCTACCGCGACGACGGCGGCTGGCAGTTCACCCCCGACAAAGAGGGCTGTACCTCCGACACAGTCAACGGCAGCGACTACCTCCGCGAGGTCTACCAGGAAGCCGACCCGGACGCGACCTGCCGCGTGACGGTGCCCGTCCTCTGGGACAAAGAGGAGGAGACCATCGTCAACAACGAGTCCGAGGAGATCCTGCGCATGCTCGACACGGAGTTCGACGACGTGGCCGAGCGCGACGTGGACCTGTACCCCGAGGGGTACCGCGAGGAAGTCGACGAGATCATCGACGACATCTACGAGCCGATCAACAACGGCGTCTACCGGGCGGGTTTCGCCGGCTCGCAGGAGGCCTACGACGAGGCGATCGACGAGCTGTTCGCGGCCCTGGACCACTGGGACGAGGTGCTGGCCGACCAGCGCTACCTCGCCGGCGACCGCCTGACGGAGGCGGACGTCTGCATGTTCACGACGCTGGTCCGCTTCGACGAGGTGTATCACACCCACTTCAAGTGCAACGTCGAAGCGATCCACGAGTACGACAACCTCTGGCCGTACCTGCGCGATCTGTACCAGACGCCGGGCGTCGCCGAGACGGTGAACATGGACCACATCAAGGAACACTACTACACGACCCACCCGGACGTCAACCCCAAGCGGCTGGTCGCCCGCGGGCCGGACCTGCACTTCGACGCCGAACACGACCGCGACGAACTGCCCGGCAGCCCGCCCACGGAACTGCTGCCGCTCGCGTGA
- a CDS encoding transcription factor S, whose amino-acid sequence MQFCDDCGSMMHADGDEMVCKSCGATVGKDDDLADQFVSTAEQSGEEVVETEEGANFEGKPKDKSVTCDDCGNGVAWYTIKQTGSADEPPTRFFKCTECGHRWREYN is encoded by the coding sequence ATGCAGTTCTGCGACGACTGCGGTTCGATGATGCACGCCGACGGTGACGAGATGGTCTGCAAGAGCTGCGGCGCCACCGTCGGGAAGGACGACGACCTGGCCGACCAGTTCGTCAGCACCGCCGAGCAGTCGGGCGAGGAGGTCGTCGAGACCGAGGAAGGCGCCAACTTCGAGGGCAAGCCCAAAGACAAAAGCGTCACCTGTGACGACTGCGGCAACGGCGTCGCCTGGTACACGATCAAACAGACCGGCTCCGCCGACGAGCCGCCGACGCGATTCTTCAAGTGTACGGAGTGTGGCCACCGCTGGCGCGAGTACAACTGA
- a CDS encoding 50S ribosomal protein L16 — translation MSDKPASMYRDIDKPAYTRREYITGIPGSKIAQHQMGDKNTEGDDYPVQISLIVEESVQLRHGSMEASRLSANRHLIKELGEGNYKMVLRKFPHQVIRENKQATGAGADRVSDGMRQAFGKIVGTAARIQAGERLFTAYCDVDQAEEVKEAYRRAYNKITPPCRIKVERGEELLIA, via the coding sequence ATGTCGGACAAACCTGCCTCGATGTACCGGGACATCGACAAGCCCGCGTACACCCGACGGGAGTACATCACGGGTATTCCCGGTTCGAAGATCGCACAGCACCAGATGGGCGACAAGAACACCGAGGGCGACGACTACCCCGTGCAGATCTCGCTCATCGTCGAGGAGTCGGTCCAGCTGCGCCACGGTTCGATGGAGGCCTCCCGCCTCTCGGCCAACCGCCACCTGATCAAAGAGCTCGGCGAGGGCAACTACAAGATGGTCCTCCGGAAGTTCCCCCACCAGGTCATCCGAGAGAACAAGCAGGCGACCGGTGCCGGGGCCGACCGTGTCTCCGACGGCATGCGCCAGGCGTTCGGCAAGATCGTCGGTACCGCCGCGCGCATCCAGGCCGGCGAGCGCCTGTTCACCGCCTACTGCGACGTCGACCAGGCCGAGGAAGTCAAGGAAGCCTACCGCCGCGCGTACAACAAGATCACCCCGCCTTGCCGCATCAAGGTCGAACGCGGCGAAGAGCTGCTGATCGCCTGA
- the gcvH gene encoding glycine cleavage system protein GcvH: MSFDVPSDLRYLDSHEWARVDDASARIGISEFAQDELGDVVFVDLPGEGDEVAAGEDFGVVESIKAVSDIYAPLGGTVTAVNDDLVDRPELINEAPYGDGWLIEVELSDESELDDLLSTDEYRDQIA; this comes from the coding sequence ATGAGCTTCGACGTTCCATCGGACCTGCGCTATCTCGACTCTCACGAGTGGGCGCGGGTCGACGACGCCAGCGCACGCATCGGTATCTCCGAGTTCGCACAGGACGAACTCGGCGACGTGGTCTTCGTCGACCTCCCGGGCGAGGGCGACGAGGTGGCCGCGGGCGAGGACTTCGGCGTCGTCGAGTCGATCAAAGCCGTCTCGGACATCTACGCCCCGCTCGGTGGGACCGTCACCGCCGTCAACGACGATCTCGTCGACCGGCCGGAACTGATCAACGAAGCCCCCTACGGAGACGGCTGGCTGATCGAGGTCGAACTGAGCGACGAGTCCGAACTCGACGACCTGCTGTCGACCGACGAGTACCGCGACCAGATCGCCTGA